In Streptomyces ambofaciens ATCC 23877, a single genomic region encodes these proteins:
- a CDS encoding LacI family DNA-binding transcriptional regulator gives MSETAPRPTLEAVAEHAGVSRATVSRVVNGAQGVRDALAERVRRAVEELGYVPNQAARSLVTRRHDAVAVVAAEPESRVFADPYFAQQLRGISKELTAHDNQLVLLLTEGREDHARVGRYLAGGHVDGALVFSLHLDDPLPGLVRKAGVPTVFGGRPGWDDGRDDAVYVDSDNRGGAREAVRHLAGLGRDRIAHITGPLDQTSAADRLAGFRDVRADVGPDLVARGDFTAGGGERAMRELLDRCPDLDAVFAANDLTAAGALRVLRERGRRVPDDVAVVGFDDMLPVAEQTDPPLTTVRQDIEEMGRLMARLLLRGLDRGAVAGDGGAIVADTSAGVVLPTTLVRRATA, from the coding sequence GTGAGCGAGACAGCGCCGCGTCCCACCCTGGAGGCCGTGGCCGAACACGCCGGGGTCTCGCGGGCCACCGTGTCCCGGGTGGTCAACGGGGCGCAGGGAGTGCGGGACGCGCTGGCCGAGCGGGTCCGGCGCGCGGTGGAGGAACTCGGCTACGTGCCCAACCAGGCCGCCCGCAGCCTGGTCACCAGACGCCACGACGCCGTCGCCGTGGTCGCCGCCGAGCCGGAGTCCCGGGTCTTCGCCGACCCCTACTTCGCCCAGCAACTGCGCGGCATCAGCAAGGAACTGACGGCCCACGACAACCAGCTCGTCCTGCTGCTCACCGAGGGCCGCGAGGACCACGCCCGGGTCGGGCGCTATCTGGCCGGCGGCCATGTCGACGGGGCTCTCGTCTTCTCCCTGCACCTCGACGACCCGCTGCCCGGCCTGGTCCGCAAAGCCGGCGTCCCGACCGTGTTCGGCGGCCGGCCCGGCTGGGACGACGGCCGGGACGACGCGGTGTACGTGGACAGCGACAACCGCGGAGGCGCCCGCGAGGCGGTCCGGCACCTGGCCGGCCTCGGCCGCGATCGCATCGCGCACATCACCGGCCCGCTCGACCAGACCTCCGCGGCCGACCGGCTCGCCGGCTTCCGTGACGTCCGGGCGGACGTCGGCCCGGACCTGGTCGCCCGCGGTGACTTCACCGCGGGCGGCGGGGAGCGCGCGATGCGGGAGCTGCTCGACCGGTGCCCCGACCTGGACGCCGTGTTCGCGGCCAACGACCTCACCGCGGCGGGCGCCCTGCGGGTGCTGCGGGAGCGCGGCCGGAGGGTGCCGGACGACGTGGCCGTGGTCGGCTTCGACGACATGCTGCCCGTCGCCGAGCAGACCGACCCGCCGTTGACGACGGTCCGCCAGGACATCGAGGAGATGGGGCGGCTGATGGCCCGTCTGCTGCTGCGCGGCCTGGACCGCGGCGCCGTGGCCGGCGACGGGGGAGCGATCGTGGCCGACACGTCGGCGGGAGTCGTCCTGCCGACCACGCTGGTCCGCCGCGCGACCGCGTGA
- a CDS encoding WhiB family transcriptional regulator: protein MHIETIATPDDLAWQQEALCAQTGGDFFFPEPGSSVRDAKRICALCPIRSACLEYALSNDERFGVWGGLSEKERLVLRRTTY, encoded by the coding sequence ATGCACATCGAGACGATCGCGACGCCCGACGACCTCGCCTGGCAGCAGGAGGCGTTGTGCGCACAGACCGGGGGCGACTTCTTCTTCCCCGAGCCCGGCAGCTCCGTCCGTGACGCCAAGCGGATCTGCGCCCTCTGCCCGATCCGCTCGGCCTGCCTGGAGTACGCGCTCAGCAACGACGAGCGCTTCGGCGTCTGGGGCGGGCTGTCGGAGAAGGAACGGCTGGTGCTGCGCCGCACCACGTACTGA
- a CDS encoding ATP-binding cassette domain-containing protein: MSEFITLTGARENNLQDVTLRIPKVRLTVFTGVSGSGKSSVVFDTIAVESQRQLNETFTWFVRNRLPKYERPHADALEDLTPAIVVDQRPIGGHSRSTVGTMTDIHSVLRVLFSRHGTPSAGPATAYSFNDPSGMCPGCDGLGRRVQPDWDRILDPTRSLAGGAVRFPPFAAGTWQGQAYTNTTELDPDKPVGDLTEAERAFLMRGRPGSKVTVNGSGGTWTTEYEGLADRFERLYLKRDLSAMSEKTRDLVRGFLVEGRCPDCGGARLNAAALASRIGGRSLADFCRMQVTDLIAVLGEIDDPVARPVAAAAVTALERVEAIGLGYLSLDRETSTLSGGEGQRLKTVRHLGSSLTGMTYVFDEPSVGLHPRDVGRLGDLLLRLRDKGNTVLVVEHDPDVIALADHVVDMGPRAGADGGRVVFEGTPEELAAADTLTGRFLGRRATVKEASRTATGELWVKGADRHNLRDVTVAFPTGVLTVVTGVAGSGKSTLVAELTAAHPDAVVVDQSPIGISARSTPATYLGVMDTVRRIFARETGAEPGFFSFNSAGACGTCEGRGVIHTDLAFMDPVTTTCHDCGGRRFREEVLRLTIDGHSVADVLAMTADRALDFFTDPGVRRRLHALRDVGLTYLTLGQPLSTLSGGERQRIKLATRLHRTGAVYVLDEPTAGLHMSDVEGLLALLDRLVDSGNTVVVVEHDLDVVAHADRVIDLGPGGGRDGGQVLFEGTPRELLAARGSSTAEHLRRATRG; the protein is encoded by the coding sequence ATGAGCGAGTTCATCACCCTTACCGGAGCCAGGGAGAACAACCTCCAGGACGTCACCCTCCGCATCCCGAAGGTCCGGCTGACCGTGTTCACCGGCGTTTCGGGGTCGGGGAAGTCCTCGGTCGTGTTCGACACGATCGCGGTCGAGTCGCAGCGCCAGCTGAACGAGACGTTCACCTGGTTCGTGCGCAACCGGCTGCCCAAGTACGAGCGCCCGCACGCGGACGCCCTGGAGGACCTCACCCCGGCCATCGTCGTCGACCAGCGGCCGATCGGCGGCCACTCCCGGTCCACGGTCGGCACGATGACCGACATCCACTCGGTGCTGCGGGTGCTGTTCTCCCGGCACGGCACCCCGAGCGCCGGGCCCGCCACGGCCTACTCGTTCAACGACCCGTCGGGCATGTGCCCCGGATGCGACGGCCTGGGCCGCAGGGTGCAGCCCGACTGGGACCGCATCCTCGACCCCACCAGGTCGCTGGCCGGCGGGGCGGTGCGCTTCCCGCCGTTCGCCGCGGGGACCTGGCAGGGACAGGCGTACACCAACACCACCGAGCTCGATCCGGACAAGCCGGTCGGCGACCTGACGGAGGCCGAGCGGGCGTTCCTGATGCGCGGGCGGCCCGGCAGCAAGGTCACCGTCAACGGCTCGGGCGGCACGTGGACCACCGAGTACGAGGGGCTCGCCGACCGGTTCGAGCGCCTGTACCTCAAGCGGGACCTGTCGGCGATGAGCGAGAAGACCCGGGACCTGGTGCGGGGGTTCCTGGTCGAGGGCCGCTGCCCGGACTGCGGCGGCGCCCGGCTGAACGCGGCGGCGCTCGCCTCCCGCATCGGCGGTCGCTCCCTCGCCGACTTCTGCCGTATGCAGGTCACCGACCTGATCGCCGTGCTCGGCGAGATCGACGACCCGGTGGCCCGGCCGGTCGCCGCGGCCGCCGTCACCGCGCTGGAGCGCGTCGAGGCGATCGGTCTCGGCTACCTGTCCCTCGACCGGGAGACCTCCACCCTCTCCGGTGGCGAGGGACAGCGGCTGAAGACCGTGCGGCACCTCGGCTCCAGCCTGACCGGGATGACGTACGTCTTCGACGAGCCCAGCGTCGGACTGCACCCGCGCGACGTCGGCCGCCTCGGCGACCTGCTGCTGCGGCTGCGCGACAAGGGCAACACCGTGCTGGTGGTCGAGCACGACCCGGACGTCATCGCGCTGGCGGACCACGTCGTCGACATGGGCCCGCGGGCCGGTGCCGACGGCGGCCGGGTGGTGTTCGAGGGGACGCCCGAGGAGCTGGCCGCGGCGGACACGCTCACGGGACGCTTCCTCGGACGCCGCGCCACCGTGAAGGAGGCCTCGCGGACGGCGACCGGGGAGCTGTGGGTGAAGGGCGCCGACCGGCACAACCTGCGGGACGTGACGGTGGCCTTCCCGACCGGGGTGCTCACCGTGGTCACCGGGGTCGCCGGGTCGGGCAAGAGCACGCTGGTCGCCGAGCTGACCGCCGCGCACCCGGACGCGGTGGTCGTCGACCAGTCCCCCATCGGCATCTCCGCGCGGTCGACCCCGGCGACGTACCTCGGGGTCATGGACACGGTGCGGAGGATCTTCGCGCGGGAGACGGGCGCCGAGCCGGGGTTCTTCAGCTTCAACTCGGCCGGGGCGTGCGGCACCTGCGAGGGACGCGGGGTCATCCACACCGACCTCGCCTTCATGGACCCGGTGACGACGACCTGCCACGACTGCGGGGGCCGGCGCTTCCGGGAGGAGGTGCTGCGGCTGACCATCGACGGCCACTCCGTCGCCGACGTGCTGGCGATGACCGCCGACCGGGCCCTGGACTTCTTCACCGACCCGGGCGTACGGCGGCGGCTGCACGCCCTGCGGGACGTCGGCCTCACCTACCTCACACTGGGACAGCCGCTGTCCACCCTCTCCGGCGGCGAGCGCCAGCGGATCAAGCTGGCCACCCGGCTGCACCGCACCGGCGCCGTGTACGTGCTGGACGAGCCGACCGCCGGCCTGCACATGTCGGACGTCGAGGGACTGCTCGCGCTGCTGGACCGGCTGGTCGACAGCGGCAACACGGTCGTGGTCGTCGAGCACGACCTCGACGTGGTGGCACACGCCGACCGGGTGATCGACCTCGGCCCGGGCGGGGGCCGGGACGGCGGCCAGGTGCTCTTCGAGGGCACCCCGCGCGAGCTGCTCGCCGCCCGCGGGTCGAGCACGGCGGAGCATCTCAGGAGGGCCACGAGGGGATGA
- a CDS encoding VOC family protein produces MLTTRYVTGAPNWIEVGTSDVDGATSFYGGLFGWRFRPAGPEAGGYGFFELDGRSVAGARRTAPEQGPPSWTVYFQTHDAAATAEASERARGGVLVRPADAPGQGTAAILTDRTGARFGLLQPGRLGGLGVAGDSGALCWVELYTADVAAAAAYYHAVLGLETSAVRFPGAGTYTCVNPAGEGEESMFGGVVPLAGDPVESEPHWLPYFAVDDTDAAVDRAGRLGGSVRMPAADIEGVGRLARLADPYGARFAVLRPSPREL; encoded by the coding sequence ATGCTCACCACCCGTTACGTCACCGGCGCCCCGAACTGGATCGAGGTCGGCACCTCCGACGTGGACGGCGCCACGTCCTTCTACGGTGGCCTCTTCGGCTGGCGGTTCCGGCCGGCGGGCCCCGAGGCCGGGGGGTACGGCTTCTTCGAGCTGGACGGCCGGTCCGTGGCGGGCGCCAGGCGGACGGCGCCGGAGCAGGGCCCGCCGTCCTGGACGGTGTACTTCCAGACCCATGACGCTGCGGCCACCGCCGAGGCCTCGGAGCGGGCCCGCGGCGGTGTGCTCGTGCGGCCGGCGGACGCGCCGGGGCAGGGCACCGCGGCGATCCTCACCGACCGGACCGGAGCGCGGTTCGGCCTCTTGCAGCCGGGACGGCTGGGCGGCCTCGGCGTGGCCGGCGACAGCGGCGCGCTGTGCTGGGTCGAGCTGTACACGGCGGACGTCGCCGCCGCCGCCGCGTACTACCACGCGGTGCTGGGGCTGGAGACCTCCGCCGTACGCTTCCCCGGCGCGGGCACGTACACGTGCGTGAACCCGGCCGGGGAGGGCGAGGAGAGCATGTTCGGCGGTGTGGTTCCGCTCGCCGGAGACCCGGTGGAGTCGGAGCCGCACTGGCTGCCGTACTTCGCGGTGGACGACACGGACGCCGCGGTCGACCGGGCCGGGCGGCTGGGCGGCTCGGTACGAATGCCGGCCGCGGACATCGAGGGCGTCGGGCGCCTCGCCCGGCTCGCCGACCCGTACGGCGCCCGCTTCGCGGTCCTCAGACCATCGCCGCGGGAGCTCTAG
- a CDS encoding GOLPH3/VPS74 family protein, giving the protein MPNGSLSLPARLCLLAWDPARPGAGDTARVHHLVRAGALTELAQRGLLVDDEGIATPVDLDSRTGDAVLDGLLDLVRESMPHRWRTWVRLHAGVTFDAVREQLVADGYLRARKKRVLGVFPSVEHVLARVAAAQVLREETRYAIEGAVPAGEVSERDAAVAALAAAAELRTLGPVGRGAHRERRIAELTGRSGAAAPGLRKIVGEVWGAVSAETARAVASTGG; this is encoded by the coding sequence GTGCCCAACGGCTCGCTCTCACTGCCGGCCCGGCTCTGCCTGCTGGCCTGGGACCCCGCGCGGCCCGGGGCCGGTGACACCGCCCGGGTGCACCATCTGGTGCGTGCCGGCGCGCTCACCGAGCTGGCCCAGCGCGGTCTGCTCGTCGACGACGAGGGCATCGCCACCCCCGTCGACCTGGACTCCCGCACCGGAGACGCGGTCCTCGACGGGCTGCTGGACCTCGTCCGCGAGTCGATGCCGCACCGGTGGCGCACCTGGGTGAGGCTGCACGCCGGGGTCACCTTCGACGCCGTCCGGGAGCAGTTGGTGGCCGACGGGTATCTGCGCGCCCGGAAGAAGCGCGTCCTGGGCGTCTTCCCCTCGGTGGAGCACGTGCTCGCGCGGGTCGCCGCCGCGCAGGTGCTGCGGGAGGAGACGCGGTACGCCATCGAGGGTGCGGTGCCGGCCGGGGAGGTGTCCGAGCGGGACGCGGCCGTGGCCGCGCTGGCGGCCGCCGCGGAACTGCGCACCCTGGGACCCGTCGGGAGGGGCGCGCACCGGGAACGCAGGATCGCCGAGCTGACCGGGCGCAGCGGGGCGGCGGCGCCCGGGCTGCGGAAGATCGTCGGCGAGGTGTGGGGAGCGGTGAGCGCCGAGACGGCACGCGCCGTGGCATCGACGGGCGGCTGA
- a CDS encoding acyl-ACP desaturase — translation MTIVSPHLNSSAEWTDARLLYALEEVVETELNRHLKVTKDWMPHEYVPWSDGRNFPGFFEDGEAWEKGQSKVTEIGRIALVVNLLTEDNLPSYHHEIASLFGRDGAWGTWVHRWTAEEGRHGIVMRDYLLASRAVDPDQLEQFRMAHMSEGFESDNRHSMLHSVAYVAFQELATRISHRNTGHQSGDPVCDRMLARIATDENLHMVFYRNLLKAAFELAPDLTMQAVRDVVVNFRMPGHGMPGFERAAAQMAIGEVYNLRIHHDDVIQPVLRFLKIMEIDGLGPEGLQAQEELGLYMGGLDAEAAKFDEKLAARKARMAARAAG, via the coding sequence GTGACGATCGTCTCCCCGCACCTCAACAGTTCCGCCGAATGGACCGACGCCCGGCTGCTGTACGCGCTGGAGGAAGTGGTCGAGACCGAACTGAACCGGCACCTGAAGGTCACCAAGGACTGGATGCCGCACGAGTACGTGCCCTGGAGCGACGGCCGCAACTTCCCCGGCTTCTTCGAGGACGGCGAGGCCTGGGAGAAGGGCCAGTCCAAGGTCACCGAGATCGGCCGGATCGCCCTGGTGGTCAACCTGCTGACCGAGGACAACCTCCCCAGCTACCACCACGAGATCGCCAGCCTCTTCGGCCGCGACGGCGCCTGGGGCACCTGGGTGCACCGCTGGACCGCCGAGGAGGGCCGCCACGGCATCGTGATGCGCGACTACCTGCTCGCCTCGCGCGCGGTCGACCCGGACCAGCTGGAGCAGTTCCGGATGGCCCACATGAGCGAGGGCTTCGAGTCGGACAACCGGCACTCCATGCTGCACTCGGTGGCCTACGTCGCCTTCCAGGAGCTCGCCACCCGCATCTCGCACCGCAACACGGGCCACCAGTCCGGCGACCCGGTCTGCGACCGCATGCTGGCCCGCATCGCGACCGACGAGAACCTGCACATGGTCTTCTACCGGAACCTGCTCAAGGCCGCCTTCGAGCTCGCGCCCGACCTGACGATGCAGGCGGTGCGGGACGTGGTCGTCAACTTCCGGATGCCCGGTCACGGCATGCCCGGCTTCGAGCGGGCCGCCGCGCAGATGGCGATCGGCGAGGTCTACAACCTGCGCATCCACCACGACGACGTGATCCAGCCGGTGCTGCGCTTCCTGAAGATCATGGAGATCGACGGCCTGGGCCCCGAGGGCCTGCAGGCCCAGGAGGAACTGGGGCTCTACATGGGCGGTCTGGACGCGGAGGCCGCCAAGTTCGACGAGAAGCTCGCGGCGCGCAAGGCGCGGATGGCGGCCCGGGCGGCGGGCTGA
- a CDS encoding endonuclease V yields the protein MTTVTARIPDDWPATEERARAVQDGLRARVVLDEPGPPPGTGRVTGVDVAYDDERDVVAAAAVVLDAATLDVVAEATAVGRISFPYVPGLLAFREIPAVLAALDALPCPPGPIVCDGYGRAHPRRFGLASHLGVLTGLPTIGVAKNPFTFTYDDPGTARGSTSPLLAGAEEVGRAVRTREGVKPVFVSVGHRMSLDNACAHTLALAPAYRLPETTRRADALCREALRSATYPA from the coding sequence ATGACGACCGTGACCGCGCGGATTCCCGACGACTGGCCCGCGACCGAGGAGCGGGCCCGCGCCGTGCAGGACGGACTGCGGGCCCGCGTGGTGCTGGACGAACCCGGCCCGCCGCCCGGCACGGGCCGGGTGACCGGCGTGGACGTCGCCTACGACGACGAACGCGACGTCGTCGCGGCGGCCGCCGTCGTCCTCGACGCCGCGACCCTCGACGTCGTCGCCGAGGCCACGGCCGTCGGGCGGATCTCCTTCCCGTACGTGCCGGGCCTGCTCGCCTTCCGCGAGATCCCGGCGGTCCTGGCCGCCCTGGACGCGCTGCCCTGTCCGCCGGGCCCGATCGTCTGCGACGGCTACGGCCGGGCCCACCCGCGCCGCTTCGGCCTCGCCAGCCACCTCGGCGTCCTCACCGGGCTGCCCACGATCGGCGTCGCCAAGAACCCGTTCACCTTCACGTACGACGATCCCGGCACGGCGCGCGGCAGTACGTCCCCGCTGCTCGCCGGCGCCGAGGAGGTAGGGCGCGCCGTCCGCACGCGCGAAGGCGTCAAGCCGGTCTTCGTCTCCGTCGGCCACCGCATGAGCCTCGACAACGCCTGCGCGCACACCCTGGCGCTGGCCCCGGCCTACCGGCTGCCGGAGACCACCCGCAGGGCCGACGCCCTGTGCCGCGAGGCCCTGCGGTCGGCCACCTACCCGGCCTGA
- a CDS encoding ABC-F family ATP-binding cassette domain-containing protein — protein sequence MSLSLTCTSLSFAWPDGTPVFDGLDAAFGPGRTGLVGVNGSGKSTLLKLLAGQLTPADGTVRVSGEVGHLPQNVTLDTASRVDEALGIAARRTALHAIEAGDVAEEHFEAVGDDWDVEERALATLGELGLGHVGLDRTVGEVSGGESVLLRLAALLLRRPDVLLLDEPTNNLDLYARRRLYTAVETWPGPMVVVSHDRELLELVDQIADLRSGAITWYGGRFSAYEEALAVEQEAAERMVRVAESDLRKQKRELTDAHVTLARRRRYGQKMYDNKREPRAVMRLRKRSAQESAGKYRLLHEEKLTEARERLDEAVEAVRDDDEIRVDLPYTAVPAGRSVLTVRELELAYGRRVKGGFDLHGPERIALTGRNGAGKTTLLRTIAGELEPVSGEATVHVPLRFLPQRLDVLDGELSVAENVARFAPGATDNRVRARLARFLFRGGRADQRAGTLSGGELFRATLAALMLAEPAPQLLMLDEPTNNLDMASVRQLTSALESYEGALIVASHDLPFLDSIGITRRLLMEEGELKEIKTEAVGYPT from the coding sequence ATGTCCCTCTCCCTCACCTGTACGTCCCTCTCCTTCGCCTGGCCGGACGGCACCCCCGTCTTCGACGGGCTCGACGCCGCCTTCGGTCCCGGCAGGACCGGGCTCGTCGGTGTCAACGGGTCCGGGAAATCCACCCTGTTGAAACTCCTCGCCGGACAGCTGACCCCGGCCGACGGCACCGTCCGCGTGTCCGGCGAGGTCGGCCACCTCCCGCAGAACGTCACGCTCGACACCGCGTCGCGGGTCGACGAGGCGCTCGGCATCGCCGCGCGGCGCACCGCGCTGCACGCCATCGAGGCCGGTGACGTGGCCGAGGAGCACTTCGAGGCCGTCGGCGACGACTGGGACGTCGAGGAGCGGGCCCTCGCCACCCTCGGTGAACTCGGCCTCGGTCACGTGGGGCTCGACCGCACCGTCGGCGAGGTCTCGGGCGGCGAGTCGGTGCTGCTGCGGCTGGCCGCGCTGCTGCTGCGCCGGCCCGACGTCCTGCTGCTGGACGAGCCCACCAACAACCTCGATCTGTACGCGCGCAGGCGGCTGTACACGGCCGTCGAGACCTGGCCGGGCCCGATGGTCGTGGTCAGCCACGACCGGGAGCTGCTCGAACTCGTCGACCAGATCGCCGACCTGCGCTCCGGCGCGATCACCTGGTACGGCGGCCGTTTCTCGGCGTACGAGGAGGCGCTGGCCGTCGAGCAGGAGGCGGCCGAGCGGATGGTGCGGGTCGCCGAGTCGGACCTGCGCAAGCAGAAACGCGAGCTGACCGACGCCCATGTGACCCTCGCCCGGCGCAGGCGGTACGGCCAGAAGATGTACGACAACAAGCGCGAACCCCGCGCGGTGATGCGGCTGCGCAAGCGCTCCGCGCAGGAGTCCGCGGGCAAGTACCGCCTCCTGCACGAGGAGAAGCTCACCGAGGCCAGGGAGCGGCTCGACGAAGCGGTGGAGGCGGTGCGGGACGACGACGAGATCCGTGTCGACCTGCCGTACACGGCCGTGCCGGCGGGCCGGTCGGTGCTCACCGTGCGCGAGCTGGAACTCGCGTATGGCAGGCGGGTGAAGGGCGGCTTCGATCTGCACGGCCCCGAGCGGATCGCGCTGACCGGGCGCAACGGCGCGGGCAAGACGACGCTGCTGCGCACGATCGCCGGGGAGCTGGAGCCGGTGTCGGGCGAGGCGACGGTCCACGTCCCGCTGCGGTTCCTGCCGCAGCGCCTGGACGTGCTCGACGGCGAGCTGAGCGTCGCCGAGAACGTGGCCCGGTTCGCGCCGGGCGCCACCGACAACCGGGTCCGGGCGCGGCTGGCCCGCTTCCTCTTCCGGGGCGGCCGGGCCGACCAGCGGGCGGGGACGCTGTCGGGCGGGGAACTCTTCCGGGCGACGCTGGCGGCGCTGATGCTGGCCGAACCCGCGCCGCAGCTGCTGATGCTGGACGAGCCGACGAACAACCTGGACATGGCGAGCGTCCGGCAGCTCACCAGCGCGCTGGAGTCGTACGAGGGGGCGTTGATCGTGGCCAGCCACGACCTGCCGTTCCTGGACTCGATCGGCATCACCCGCCGGCTGCTGATGGAGGAGGGAGAACTGAAGGAAATCAAGACAGAAGCTGTCGGGTATCCCACCTAG
- a CDS encoding SsgA family sporulation/cell division regulator, with product MSTVIEHPVEARLVAAAPRMPSIPATLHYDRGDPFAVRMTFPAPATLEGVEVCWTFSRELLISGMREPDGHGDVRVRPYGYDRTVLEFHAPEGTAVIHVRSGELRRFLQATGELVPVGLEHLQLDLDHELAELMRGTC from the coding sequence TTGTCCACCGTCATCGAGCACCCCGTCGAGGCGCGTCTTGTCGCCGCCGCGCCGCGTATGCCGAGCATTCCCGCCACGCTGCACTACGACCGCGGCGACCCGTTCGCCGTCCGCATGACCTTCCCCGCTCCGGCCACCCTCGAAGGCGTGGAGGTCTGCTGGACCTTCTCCCGCGAACTGCTCATCTCCGGGATGCGGGAGCCGGACGGTCACGGTGACGTGCGGGTGCGGCCGTACGGGTACGACCGCACCGTCCTGGAGTTCCACGCGCCCGAGGGCACCGCCGTGATCCACGTCCGTTCGGGCGAGCTGCGCCGGTTCCTGCAGGCCACCGGCGAGCTGGTGCCGGTGGGCCTGGAGCACCTCCAACTGGATCTGGACCACGAGCTGGCGGAGCTGATGCGCGGGACCTGCTGA
- a CDS encoding oxidoreductase, translated as MRRLGSTRRTARSVRTGGRGGGRAVIAGAVCAAALAALTAAPAQARHRPPHWEVKATGVSEARFRGLAAVSRHTAWVAGSRGTVLRTTDGGDTWRNVSPPGAGELEFRDVEAFDARRAVVLAIGEGEASRVYRTDDGGATWTESFRNTDARAFYDCLTFFDSRHGLAMSDPVDGRFRILSTGDGGRSWKVLPSRGMPAAQDGEAGFAASGQCLVASGPKDVWLATGGAARARVLHSADRGLTWTASDAPIPAGDPARGVFALAFRDRLHGLAVGGDFRPDQSSPRSAARTSDGGRAWRPAGGPPPAYRSGVAWLPHSRTAALAVGPTGTDLTTDGGTTWRTVDPGSYDTVDCTPDLGCWAAGERGRVARLEL; from the coding sequence ATGAGGCGCTTGGGGAGCACGCGACGCACGGCACGGTCCGTCCGGACCGGTGGCAGGGGCGGGGGACGGGCGGTGATCGCGGGAGCGGTGTGCGCCGCGGCCCTGGCCGCCCTGACGGCCGCCCCCGCACAGGCGCGGCACCGACCGCCGCACTGGGAGGTGAAGGCGACCGGGGTGTCCGAGGCCAGGTTCCGGGGACTCGCGGCCGTCAGCCGGCACACCGCCTGGGTGGCCGGCAGCCGCGGCACGGTCCTGCGCACCACCGACGGCGGCGACACCTGGCGGAACGTCTCGCCGCCGGGCGCCGGCGAGCTGGAGTTCCGGGACGTCGAGGCGTTCGACGCCCGCCGGGCCGTGGTCCTGGCCATCGGCGAGGGCGAGGCGTCCCGCGTCTACCGCACCGACGACGGCGGGGCGACCTGGACCGAGTCCTTCCGCAACACCGACGCGCGGGCCTTCTACGACTGCCTCACCTTCTTCGACAGCCGCCACGGCCTCGCCATGAGCGATCCGGTGGACGGCAGGTTCCGCATCCTGTCGACCGGCGACGGCGGTCGCTCCTGGAAGGTGCTGCCGAGCCGCGGCATGCCGGCCGCGCAGGACGGCGAGGCCGGCTTCGCGGCCAGTGGCCAGTGCCTGGTGGCGTCCGGGCCGAAGGACGTGTGGCTGGCCACCGGCGGCGCAGCACGCGCGCGCGTGCTGCACTCCGCCGACCGCGGACTCACCTGGACGGCCTCCGACGCCCCGATCCCGGCGGGCGACCCGGCCCGGGGCGTCTTCGCCCTCGCCTTCCGCGACCGCCTCCACGGCCTCGCGGTCGGCGGCGACTTCCGTCCCGACCAGAGCTCCCCCCGCTCCGCCGCCCGCACCAGCGACGGCGGTCGCGCCTGGCGGCCCGCGGGCGGCCCCCCGCCCGCCTACCGCTCCGGCGTCGCCTGGCTCCCGCACAGTCGCACCGCCGCCCTCGCGGTCGGCCCCACCGGCACGGACCTCACCACGGACGGCGGCACCACCTGGCGGACGGTCGACCCGGGGTCGTACGACACCGTGGACTGCACGCCGGACCTGGGCTGTTGGGCGGCGGGCGAGCGGGGGCGGGTCGCCCGGCTGGAGCTCTGA
- a CDS encoding YciI family protein: MFVLELSYTAPLDAVDAVLEEHVAWLDALYGQGVFLASGRKEPRDGGVIIAVAEDRARIEEITAGDPFVRAGVCAYRVTEFVATKTAPELDRYRETLS; this comes from the coding sequence ATGTTCGTACTGGAGCTGTCCTACACCGCCCCGCTCGACGCCGTCGACGCCGTGCTGGAGGAGCACGTGGCGTGGCTCGACGCGCTGTACGGGCAGGGGGTGTTCCTGGCGTCCGGGCGCAAGGAGCCCCGCGACGGCGGGGTGATCATCGCCGTCGCGGAGGACCGTGCGCGGATCGAGGAGATCACCGCGGGCGACCCCTTCGTCAGGGCCGGTGTGTGCGCGTACCGCGTCACCGAGTTCGTCGCCACGAAGACCGCGCCGGAGCTGGACCGGTACCGGGAGACCCTCTCCTGA
- the mmpA gene encoding morphogenic membrane protein MmpA, producing the protein MTTHRAPERSAHRSGRPVERAVVTGLVLAVAAGTAWIGGMIYTIAGWSG; encoded by the coding sequence ATGACGACACACCGCGCACCCGAGCGTTCAGCCCACCGGTCCGGCCGGCCCGTCGAGCGGGCGGTGGTCACCGGCCTGGTGCTCGCCGTGGCGGCCGGGACGGCCTGGATCGGCGGGATGATCTACACGATCGCGGGGTGGTCGGGGTAG